From a region of the Campylobacter showae genome:
- the glnA gene encoding type I glutamate--ammonia ligase: MGKFVKSVDHFFDFCKEHEVKFVDFRFTDMNGAWHSISYNIKFVEKDHFVNGIPMDASSLGGWQPIERSDMLMCPEATSAFLDPFTADVTVVVFADIYDIYKGQIYEKCPRSIAKKAMAYVKESGMGDVAYFGPENEFFIFDNVKIVDSPNCAMFEVDSEEGEWNDARDFKDSYNTGHRPRRKGGYLMTQPTDSMVDLRAEMMQVLEQVGLEVMLGHHEVAQGQGELGVKFGTLLEAADNVQIYKYVVKMVAHLNGKTATFMPKPLYGDNGSGMHVHQSVWKDGKNLFYGEGKYANLSDFARWYIGGILKHARSVAAFTNPSTNSYKRLIPGFEAPSILTYSSQNRSASIRIPYGSGEKSVRAEMRFPDGTANPYLAFSAMLMAGLDGVKHKMEPVGPMDENLFKLHLDEIRERGIEQLPHTLRGSLEALIRDNEYLHPIMTPTFINAYQHYKFESQVWPYEARPTPYEFKTCFSC, from the coding sequence AAAATTTGTAAAAAGCGTCGATCATTTTTTTGATTTTTGCAAAGAACACGAGGTTAAATTCGTGGATTTTAGATTTACCGATATGAACGGCGCTTGGCACAGCATATCTTATAACATAAAATTCGTAGAAAAAGATCACTTCGTAAACGGCATACCGATGGATGCGAGCTCGCTAGGAGGGTGGCAACCGATCGAAAGAAGCGACATGCTAATGTGCCCTGAGGCGACCAGCGCCTTTTTAGATCCTTTTACCGCTGACGTTACAGTCGTAGTTTTTGCCGATATTTACGACATTTACAAGGGTCAAATTTATGAAAAATGTCCACGCTCGATAGCCAAAAAAGCCATGGCCTACGTAAAAGAGAGCGGCATGGGCGACGTGGCGTATTTTGGGCCGGAAAATGAGTTTTTTATATTTGATAACGTAAAAATAGTAGATAGCCCAAACTGCGCGATGTTTGAAGTGGACAGCGAAGAAGGCGAGTGGAACGACGCTAGGGACTTTAAAGATAGCTACAACACAGGCCACCGCCCAAGAAGAAAAGGCGGCTATCTGATGACGCAACCGACCGATAGCATGGTCGATCTGCGCGCGGAAATGATGCAGGTTTTAGAGCAAGTAGGCCTCGAAGTCATGCTAGGACACCACGAAGTCGCACAAGGACAAGGCGAGCTTGGCGTTAAATTCGGAACCCTTCTTGAAGCGGCCGATAACGTGCAAATTTACAAATACGTCGTCAAAATGGTCGCCCACCTAAACGGCAAAACGGCGACATTTATGCCAAAACCGCTCTACGGCGACAACGGTAGCGGCATGCACGTGCATCAGTCAGTGTGGAAAGACGGCAAAAATTTATTCTACGGCGAGGGAAAATACGCAAACTTAAGCGATTTTGCGCGCTGGTACATCGGCGGGATTTTAAAACACGCAAGGAGCGTCGCGGCATTTACAAACCCGAGCACAAACAGCTACAAGCGCCTAATCCCTGGCTTTGAAGCGCCGTCAATCCTAACGTATTCTAGCCAAAACCGCTCCGCCTCGATCCGTATCCCGTACGGCTCGGGAGAAAAATCAGTCCGCGCCGAAATGCGCTTCCCTGACGGTACGGCAAACCCGTATTTGGCTTTTTCAGCGATGCTCATGGCCGGGCTTGACGGCGTAAAACACAAGATGGAGCCAGTCGGTCCGATGGATGAAAATTTATTTAAACTGCACCTAGATGAAATCCGCGAGCGCGGTATCGAGCAGCTCCCTCATACGTTGAGGGGTAGCCTAGAGGCGCTAATTCGCGATAACGAATATCTGCACCCGATCATGACCCCAACGTTTATAAACGCGTATCAGCATTATAAATTTGAGAGTCAAGTATGGCCGTATGAAGCGCGCCCTACTCCGTATGAGTTTAAAACTTGCTTTTCTTGCTAA